In Pocillopora verrucosa isolate sample1 chromosome 13, ASM3666991v2, whole genome shotgun sequence, one genomic interval encodes:
- the LOC131797465 gene encoding uncharacterized protein produces the protein MVSRTRWTGGLFILLAALTATALQDAPPRTKTVHSRKNIADKKSRKRQEIIFLRDDLTHKRNREEDIMANIEKHGKSLTAEGNVFKGSPTTYNYDDSSVYQGPVLKGQSVKKYNGPPEIQENQKKSDAYEVVSENGDSKNTNSVSDEGDQEEKVVKVGHPNVRAHGNDRHLSHFRGHHRSGLHIVSLDDNDETNDKDYDEKILRDKDLRLYGSIGSPSVEHESRRMHHSIYHDDFLPPNVVSFSQDDFSGPLFRGSGHSIDEFFPNFKRRDSLLFSRPSQLRKSEEIMQQQFLPVNPKSVSFGEQPNMVLLPMYSGYTGTSPTVVPFTTQGTFPSSMSQLGSAPIEYLPSTPTANFRNVLEPAFQVPQVQTPSVNPSYILPSEPEEQILFNNQQPDVRSLYSLQAQPQMQIPQTSFPHLDQPQQPMIPSEMQVPSAIVSPVGQREIGPAHRWVDEDGRQRSEVLDRDTEVQDENRSRDDRTEGDEDEEDDDRHQYSRYYDKGYDPSPDEGDDDGAQENLSQKDSEDTDEGDEETSNYTTDKIYGSKDTGDERGPDPEPTEENNFDDDDDDDDEDEDPEPPRGLSPQARMGPSNYNPMARFMASSRPFPKFPLPLNTETSNPMAAQAFSRYQLMSPSSALKENILPKPVENQKPSPNILKAKSDLKISQMSPAEAQFYENKVAMEPNFTPAIASKDTIPGKSRHFRVGLGKVLIRLNGEPLEDSSQLRSKIENGEIIQGKGKLIKSKGPVQVKLSHTKDSKHLKIIDIIAPKQFQVYDTKSKIRRPVNSR, from the exons ATGGTGTCCAGAACCCGATGGACTGGCGGATTGTTTATTCTTTTGGCAGCCCTAACAG CAACTGCCTTACAGGATGCACCACCACGTACAAAAACAGTCCATAGCCGAAAAAACATTGCTGACAAAAAATCCCGCAAACGGCAGGAAATTATATTTCTCCGAGATGACCTAACACACAAGAGGAACCGGGAAGAAGATATTATGGCAAACATAGAAAAACATGGAAAAAGTTTGACCGCCGAGGGCAATGTCTTCAAAGGAAGTCCAACTACATATAATTATGACGATTCCTCAGTTTATCAAGGACCTGTACTGAAGGGGCAATCTGTTAAGAAATACAATGGACCACCTGAAATCCAAGAGAATCAGAAGAAAAGCGATGCTTACGAGGTTGTGTCCGAAAATGGTGATAGTAAAAACACTAACTCAGTCAGCGACGAAGGAGATCAGGAAGAAAAAGTGGTGAAAGTGGGACATCCCAATGTCAGAGCACATGGTAATGACAGACATTTATCGCATTTCAGAGGACATCACAGATCCGGACTTCACATTGTTTCTCTAGATGATAACGATGAAACTAATGATAAAGATTATGACGAAAAGATATTGCGAGATAAAGATTTGAGACTTTACGGTTCTATTGGATCGCCTTCTGTAGAGCATGAATCGCGCAGAATGCATCATTCGATTTATCATGATGATTTTCTTCCTCCAAATGTTGTGTCGTTCTCCCAAGATGATTTCTCTGGCCCCCTGTTTAGAGGTTCTGGTCACTCTATCGACgaatttttcccaaattttaaaAGACGAGATTCTTTATTGTTTTCTCGACCTTCTCAATTACGGAAATCGGAGGAGATAATGCAGCAACAGTTTCTACCCGTGAACCCGAAATCGGTATCATTTGGTGAACAACCGAATATGGTTTTGCTGCCAATGTATAGTGGTTATACAGGTACAAGTCCCACGGTTGTTCCCTTCACCACTCAGGGAACATTTCCCTCTTCTATGTCTCAGCTAGGATCTGCTCCCATCGAATATTTGCCTTCAACGCCAACGGCAAATTTTCGTAACGTTTTGGAGCCGGCCTTTCAGGTTCCTCAAGTCCAAACGCCGTCTGTCAACCCGTCGTATATTCTACCATCGGAGCCGGAAGAAcagattttgtttaacaatcagcaGCCCGATGTACGATCGCTTTACTCTCTTCAGGCTCAGCCACAAATGCAAATTCCCCAGACCAGCTTTCCACATTTGGACCAACCTCAACAACCAATGATTCCAAGTGAAATGCAAGTGCCTTCTGCTATTGTTTCCCCAGTTGGTCAACGAGAGATCGGCCCAGCCCATCGGTGGGTAGACGAAGACGGACGCCAACGCAGTGAGGTCTTGGATCGTGACACGGAAGTACAGGACGAGAACAGGTCCCGTGATGACAGAACCGAGGGTGATGAGGATGAGGAAGATGATGACAGACACCAATATAGCAGATACTACGACAAAGGTTACGACCCCAGTCCAGACGAAGGTGATGATGACGGGGCTCAAGAGAACCTTTCACAGAAAGATTCCGAAGACACAGATGAAGGTGACGAGGAGACGTCTAACTACACCACTGACAAAATTTATGGGTCGAAAGATACAGGGGACGAACGTGGTCCAGATCCTGAACCTACTGAAGAAAACAACTtcgacgacgacgacgacgacgacgacgaagaCGAAGACCCAGAACCTCCCCGAGGCTTATCGCCACAAGCAAGAATGGGACCATCCAATTATAATCCAATGGCTCGGTTTATGGCGTCAAGTCGCCCTTTTCCCAAATTTCCTCTCCCTCTTAATACGGAAACGTCAAATCCTATGGCTGCTCAAGCATTTTCAAGGTATCAGTTGATGTCTCCTTCCTCTGCCCTCAAAGAGAATATCTTACCTAAACCTGTGGAGAACCAAAAACCCTCTCCAAACATTCTCAAAGCTAAGTCAGACCTAAAAATCTCTCAGATGAGCCCCGCTGAAGCTCAGTTTTATGAAAACAAGGTAGCAATGGAACCAAACTTTACACCAGCTATAGCTTCAAAAGACACCATTCCTGGAAAATCTCGTCACTTTCGAGTTGGGCTTGGTAAAGTGCTTATCCGACTGAACGGTGAACCATTGGAGGACTCCTCTCAATTGCGAAGTAAAATAGAAAACGGAGAGATcatacaaggaaaaggaaaactcatCAAATCAAAAGGTCCAGTGCAAGTTAAACTTTCTCACACAAAGGATTCAAAGCACTTGAAGATAATAGACATCATAGCTCCAAAGCAGTTTCAGGTGTATGATACTAAAAGTAAGATCAGAAGACCTGTTAATTCCAGATAA
- the LOC131797464 gene encoding uncharacterized protein isoform X1 — translation MFKTPVENTGLLNLINATPRLTIFSYTMHYLLLVLLLQRLTVPIYSRHDGSKTEGHSLPKRVHVAKKEELLGEDTNRIDRAEYSLQNLVSPERYEANKFFNKPPSKEIGGLRVDTMSPAQVSFIQSSTQWHKYYKPMSSSSYPSTIYPEDPVLFPGVKAYKGQKTSERDGYNEGISDLVNEGATRQHHMTNEWGTNSYGSYGDMAGGDQRQNDYENTPFTDKSWWNPKTEAKNANGYESLDGKAVAVPEPRNTQDDLLNSESRFIGRSHELLDGGDMGSIRHHSNFLGGQKLGLLNKLESLKENGVIPQEEEEKVFFNGNQKFLTQSGVASPPLDTPAGPSEGLGTALAEELLQKNKGKFKDEGESTNIIEGIGEAASVLRTGQRDFDDASLLSKPLLDEKATQRTTMYHNNDFDSDTGHLVLIRSHQVKENDARRKYAGKFDKVVKQKQLVTSRSNRVKTDVAGQRVSHKLNSQQAKTAASMKSLKSRKEKPCKRCNRALLMKNLS, via the exons ATGTTCAAGACACCCGTTGAAAATACCGGGTTGCTTAACTTAATAAATGCAACCCCTCGGTTAACGATATTTTCCTATACGATGCATTACCTGTTATTGGTGTTACTACTTCAACGATTAACTGTCCCAATTTATTCCAGACATG ACGGCAGCAAAACAGAAGGACACAGTTTGCCTAAGAGAGTCCATGTCGCTAAGAAGGAGGAACTCCTTGGTGAGGATACCAACAGAATTGATCGAGCAGAGTACAGCTTACAGAACTTGGTCAGTCCAGAGAGATATGAAGCCAATAAATTCTTCAACAAGCCTCCTTCCAAAGAGATAGGTGGCCTCAGAGTGGACACCATGTCACCAGCCCAGGTTTCGTTTATCCAAAGCAGTACCCAGTGGCACAAGTATTATAAGCCGATGTCTTCCTCGTCTTATCCATCCACCATTTATCCCGAGGATCCTGTCCTGTTCCCGGGAGTAAAGGCTTATAAGGGGCAAAAAACCAGCGAAAGAGATGGCTATAATGAGGGAATTTCTGATTTAGTGAACGAAGGTGCGACAAGGCAGCACCATATGACCAACGAATGGGGCACGAATTCGTATGGCTCTTATGGTGACATGGCCGGAGGAGATCAACGTCAAAATGATTACGAGAATACTCCATTTACCGACAAAAGCTGGTGGAATCCAAAAACAGAGGCAAAGAACGCCAATGGTTACGAAAGTTTAGATGGCAAAGCTGTTGCTGTTCCTGAACCTAGAAATACTCAAGATGATCTTCTTAACTCAGAGAGTCGTTTTATTGGCAGATCACACGAATTACTTGACGGAGGTGACATGGGAAGCATAAGACACCACTCTAACTTTCTGGGTGGCCAAAAACTCGGTCTCTTAAATAAACTAGaatctttaaaggaaaatggTGTTATACCTCAGGAGGAGgaggaaaaggttttctttaatGGCAATCAGAAGTTTCTCACCCAGAGTGGTGTTGCGAGTCCACCCTTAGACACGCCTGCAGGACCCTCAGAAGGCCTTGGTACGGCGCTTGCCGAGGAGCTGCTTCAGAAAAATAAAGGGAAATTTAAGGACGAAGGGGAATCAACCAACATTATAGAAGGAATAGGTGAAGCTGCTTCAGTGCTTAGGACAGGACAGAGAGATTTTGATGACGCAAGTTTGCTTTCTAAGCCGCTGTTAGATGAGAAGGCCACCCAGCGGACTACCATGTACCACAACAATGATTTTGACAGCGACACAGGGCACTTGGTATTAATCCGAAGTcatcaagtgaaagaaaatgatGCGAGAAGAAAATACGCGGGGAAATTCGACAAAGTAGTCAAGCAAAAGCAACTCGTTACTAGCAGATCTAATAGAGTAAAAACAGATGTTGCAGGGCAAAGAGTAAGTCATAAACTGAACTCACAGCAAGCAAAGACCGCAGCTAGCATGAAATCTCTTAAATCACGCAAAGAAAAACCATGTAAGCGTTGCAATAGGGCCTTGCTGATGAAAAATCTTTCTTGA
- the LOC131797464 gene encoding uncharacterized protein isoform X2 — MIVQMFLYLSDGSKTEGHSLPKRVHVAKKEELLGEDTNRIDRAEYSLQNLVSPERYEANKFFNKPPSKEIGGLRVDTMSPAQVSFIQSSTQWHKYYKPMSSSSYPSTIYPEDPVLFPGVKAYKGQKTSERDGYNEGISDLVNEGATRQHHMTNEWGTNSYGSYGDMAGGDQRQNDYENTPFTDKSWWNPKTEAKNANGYESLDGKAVAVPEPRNTQDDLLNSESRFIGRSHELLDGGDMGSIRHHSNFLGGQKLGLLNKLESLKENGVIPQEEEEKVFFNGNQKFLTQSGVASPPLDTPAGPSEGLGTALAEELLQKNKGKFKDEGESTNIIEGIGEAASVLRTGQRDFDDASLLSKPLLDEKATQRTTMYHNNDFDSDTGHLVLIRSHQVKENDARRKYAGKFDKVVKQKQLVTSRSNRVKTDVAGQRVSHKLNSQQAKTAASMKSLKSRKEKPCKRCNRALLMKNLS, encoded by the exons ATG ATTGTACAAATGTTTTTGTACCTATCAGACGGCAGCAAAACAGAAGGACACAGTTTGCCTAAGAGAGTCCATGTCGCTAAGAAGGAGGAACTCCTTGGTGAGGATACCAACAGAATTGATCGAGCAGAGTACAGCTTACAGAACTTGGTCAGTCCAGAGAGATATGAAGCCAATAAATTCTTCAACAAGCCTCCTTCCAAAGAGATAGGTGGCCTCAGAGTGGACACCATGTCACCAGCCCAGGTTTCGTTTATCCAAAGCAGTACCCAGTGGCACAAGTATTATAAGCCGATGTCTTCCTCGTCTTATCCATCCACCATTTATCCCGAGGATCCTGTCCTGTTCCCGGGAGTAAAGGCTTATAAGGGGCAAAAAACCAGCGAAAGAGATGGCTATAATGAGGGAATTTCTGATTTAGTGAACGAAGGTGCGACAAGGCAGCACCATATGACCAACGAATGGGGCACGAATTCGTATGGCTCTTATGGTGACATGGCCGGAGGAGATCAACGTCAAAATGATTACGAGAATACTCCATTTACCGACAAAAGCTGGTGGAATCCAAAAACAGAGGCAAAGAACGCCAATGGTTACGAAAGTTTAGATGGCAAAGCTGTTGCTGTTCCTGAACCTAGAAATACTCAAGATGATCTTCTTAACTCAGAGAGTCGTTTTATTGGCAGATCACACGAATTACTTGACGGAGGTGACATGGGAAGCATAAGACACCACTCTAACTTTCTGGGTGGCCAAAAACTCGGTCTCTTAAATAAACTAGaatctttaaaggaaaatggTGTTATACCTCAGGAGGAGgaggaaaaggttttctttaatGGCAATCAGAAGTTTCTCACCCAGAGTGGTGTTGCGAGTCCACCCTTAGACACGCCTGCAGGACCCTCAGAAGGCCTTGGTACGGCGCTTGCCGAGGAGCTGCTTCAGAAAAATAAAGGGAAATTTAAGGACGAAGGGGAATCAACCAACATTATAGAAGGAATAGGTGAAGCTGCTTCAGTGCTTAGGACAGGACAGAGAGATTTTGATGACGCAAGTTTGCTTTCTAAGCCGCTGTTAGATGAGAAGGCCACCCAGCGGACTACCATGTACCACAACAATGATTTTGACAGCGACACAGGGCACTTGGTATTAATCCGAAGTcatcaagtgaaagaaaatgatGCGAGAAGAAAATACGCGGGGAAATTCGACAAAGTAGTCAAGCAAAAGCAACTCGTTACTAGCAGATCTAATAGAGTAAAAACAGATGTTGCAGGGCAAAGAGTAAGTCATAAACTGAACTCACAGCAAGCAAAGACCGCAGCTAGCATGAAATCTCTTAAATCACGCAAAGAAAAACCATGTAAGCGTTGCAATAGGGCCTTGCTGATGAAAAATCTTTCTTGA
- the LOC131797462 gene encoding uncharacterized protein, whose product MFLFLASFCLCLNPVDSRPTKYEMGDPFYVPLPLALPGGRGVNYLSHQTETFGDELSSRISEQSREVANLGDEIQRDTTQQSQQIEDIGREVDADDSIPFPASHAGDEFPDVDEDDGEGDGYNSWPTEER is encoded by the exons atgtttttgtttctggcGTCATTTTGTCTTTGCTTGAATCCAG ttgaTTCCCGTCCAACTAAGTACGAAATGGGAGATCCCTTTTATGTGCCACTTCCGTTAGCGCTTCCGGGGGGACGTGGCGTGAACTATTTATCCCATCAAACCGAAACTTTTGGTGACGAACTGAGCTCGCGGATCAGTGAGCAAAGCAGAGAGGTGGCCAACTTAGGAGATGAAATACAACGAGACACAACTCAACAAAGTCAACAGATTGAAGACATTGGAAGAGAGGTGGACGCAGATGACTCTATACCATTCCCTGCAAGCCATGCAGGTGATGAGTTCCCGGATGTCGACGAGGACGACGGAGAGGGAGATGGGTACAATAGTTGGCCAACGGAAGAAAGGTAG